The following are encoded in a window of Longibacter salinarum genomic DNA:
- a CDS encoding Lrp/AsnC family transcriptional regulator, which translates to MVTAIVLINTERGAVNDVADELAGLEGVSEVHSVAGRVDLVAILRVPKNEDLAELVTGRIRHIKGITDSETLIGFRVHSSHDLENMFSIGMG; encoded by the coding sequence ATGGTCACCGCGATTGTTCTCATCAACACCGAACGTGGCGCCGTCAACGATGTCGCCGACGAACTAGCCGGACTGGAGGGCGTCAGCGAGGTGCACTCCGTCGCCGGCCGTGTCGACCTCGTCGCGATCCTCCGAGTGCCGAAAAACGAAGATCTGGCCGAGCTCGTCACCGGTCGCATCCGTCACATTAAGGGCATCACAGACTCCGAGACGCTCATCGGCTTCCGCGTCCACTCGAGCCACGACCTGGAGAATATGTTCTCGATCGGAATGGGATGA
- a CDS encoding GIY-YIG nuclease family protein yields the protein MSDTPSPDDTGHYVYILECCDGTYYTGYTTDVERRVEEHNAGTGARYTRGRTPVDVVYTESYDSQSAAMSREYAIKQLRRGQKERLVSGDDV from the coding sequence ATGAGCGACACCCCTTCCCCGGACGACACCGGTCACTACGTCTACATTCTCGAATGCTGCGATGGCACGTACTACACCGGCTACACGACCGACGTGGAACGACGCGTGGAGGAGCACAATGCGGGAACGGGAGCTCGGTATACCCGGGGACGCACGCCCGTCGACGTGGTCTACACGGAATCGTACGATTCGCAGTCGGCGGCGATGTCACGAGAGTACGCGATCAAGCAACTCCGCCGAGGGCAGAAGGAACGACTTGTTTCGGGGGACGATGTGTGA
- a CDS encoding DUF4112 domain-containing protein — protein sequence MPDSTDDTRNAPRRSHPQVSNRRRSRGTSRSPDAISNTPADPVEKRLEWFAKWSDDVFTIPGTGFRVGLEPLIGLIPGVGDAAGLIVSAYVPIEAWRQGAPKRLIGKMVGIIAVDALVGVVPVLGDVFDFAYKANRRNVEMLEDWLEE from the coding sequence ATGCCTGACTCAACTGACGACACTCGCAATGCTCCTCGGCGGTCTCACCCACAGGTATCCAATCGACGCCGGTCTCGGGGCACATCGCGATCTCCAGATGCTATATCGAACACGCCGGCCGATCCCGTTGAGAAACGACTCGAGTGGTTCGCGAAATGGTCAGACGATGTATTTACGATCCCGGGCACGGGCTTTCGGGTGGGCCTCGAACCGCTGATCGGCCTGATTCCGGGTGTCGGTGATGCGGCCGGTCTCATCGTCAGTGCCTACGTCCCCATCGAGGCGTGGCGACAGGGCGCCCCGAAGCGGCTCATCGGCAAAATGGTCGGCATCATCGCCGTCGACGCCCTGGTTGGCGTCGTCCCGGTGCTTGGTGACGTATTCGACTTCGCGTACAAAGCCAACCGCCGCAACGTCGAGATGCTTGAGGACTGGCTGGAAGAGTGA